A portion of the Luteolibacter yonseiensis genome contains these proteins:
- a CDS encoding M16 family metallopeptidase — translation MSKAIYEWRQLPNGPRLAVATLPDSECAALSIYIPAGSRDESGLPAGVAHFVEHMVFKGTARRSARELSFEIENAGGQLNASTSEDQTVYEGRGEADLMPVLADVLCDMVWHATFPENEIALEREVIGEEITMYKESPADHIGDLISDALWSGHPLGNPISGTLESIAEIHRATLSDFRDRHHFRNDIVIAAAGPFTTDEILALVTPHLPERFHEATAPVPFDREKAAPRTVTDERETDQLQLALAWHAPGRHSESRHALRMLSMMLGESASSRLFLELREERGLCYQISSDVTFFDETGAFEISAGLDPESRDEALACIRREIDDLVSNGPRAGELDRAKRLTIAQSKLAFESTGSHAAWAGEGLLDFGHIPSPEDWRAKILAVTDADVQAAARAIFHGKEPSIAEIGENAN, via the coding sequence ATGAGCAAAGCAATCTACGAATGGCGCCAACTCCCCAATGGCCCGCGCCTGGCCGTCGCAACCCTCCCGGATTCGGAATGTGCCGCGCTCTCGATCTACATCCCCGCAGGCAGCCGGGATGAGTCCGGCCTGCCCGCCGGGGTGGCGCATTTCGTGGAGCACATGGTCTTCAAGGGCACGGCCCGCCGCAGCGCGCGGGAACTGAGCTTCGAGATCGAGAACGCGGGCGGCCAGCTCAACGCCAGCACCTCGGAGGACCAGACGGTCTACGAAGGGCGCGGCGAGGCGGACCTGATGCCCGTGCTCGCGGACGTCCTCTGCGACATGGTGTGGCACGCGACGTTTCCCGAAAACGAGATCGCCCTGGAGCGCGAGGTCATCGGCGAGGAAATCACGATGTACAAGGAGTCTCCCGCGGACCACATCGGCGATCTCATTTCGGACGCTCTCTGGAGCGGCCATCCGCTCGGCAACCCGATCTCCGGCACGCTGGAATCCATCGCGGAAATCCACCGCGCGACGCTCTCGGACTTCAGGGACCGCCACCATTTCCGCAACGACATCGTCATCGCCGCCGCCGGGCCTTTCACGACGGACGAGATCCTCGCGCTGGTGACTCCCCACCTGCCGGAACGCTTTCATGAAGCCACGGCGCCCGTGCCGTTCGACCGGGAGAAGGCCGCACCCCGCACCGTCACCGACGAGCGCGAGACGGACCAGCTCCAGCTCGCGCTGGCATGGCACGCGCCGGGGCGGCATTCGGAATCGCGGCACGCGCTGCGGATGCTGAGCATGATGCTCGGGGAATCCGCCAGCTCGCGGCTCTTCCTCGAACTGCGCGAGGAGCGCGGCCTGTGCTACCAGATCAGCAGCGACGTGACGTTCTTCGACGAGACGGGCGCGTTTGAAATCAGCGCGGGACTGGACCCGGAATCGCGCGACGAGGCGCTGGCCTGCATCCGGCGCGAAATCGACGACCTTGTTTCCAACGGTCCCCGCGCGGGCGAGCTGGACCGGGCGAAACGCCTGACCATCGCACAGAGCAAGCTGGCGTTCGAGTCCACCGGATCGCACGCGGCATGGGCGGGCGAGGGGCTGCTCGACTTCGGCCACATCCCCTCCCCCGAGGATTGGCGGGCGAAGATCCTCGCCGTCACCGATGCGGACGTGCAGGCGGCGGCGCGAGCGATTTTCCACGGCAAAGAACCCTCCATCGCGGAGATCGGTGAAAATGCGAACTGA
- the ispD gene encoding 2-C-methyl-D-erythritol 4-phosphate cytidylyltransferase — MPAPDITRSCSAILVAAGSSRRMGFDKLAVELAGVPVLRRTVEAFLAAESISEVVVVCPEERWRLLDGGDFAKPVRRVDGGENRQDSVVAGLSALSLESNFVAVHDGARPLVSPEDIDACVAEAVEYRAAALARRVTETLKRSDPLDFSTEGVSREQLWFMETPQVFEIRLLVDSYADVASRNLTVTDEVSVMEAVGVRVKLVESRHPNLKITTPADLALAEAILR, encoded by the coding sequence ATGCCCGCGCCTGACATCACCCGCTCGTGTTCCGCGATCCTCGTGGCGGCCGGCTCCAGCCGGCGGATGGGTTTTGACAAGCTGGCCGTGGAACTGGCCGGAGTTCCGGTCCTGCGCCGGACGGTGGAGGCGTTTCTCGCGGCGGAATCCATCTCGGAGGTCGTCGTCGTATGTCCCGAGGAACGGTGGCGGTTGCTCGATGGCGGGGATTTCGCGAAACCCGTGAGACGGGTGGACGGCGGGGAGAACCGCCAGGACTCGGTGGTGGCGGGACTTTCCGCGCTCTCGCTGGAATCGAATTTCGTGGCGGTGCACGACGGCGCGAGGCCGCTGGTCTCGCCGGAGGACATCGACGCCTGCGTGGCGGAGGCGGTGGAATACCGCGCCGCCGCCCTCGCCCGCCGGGTGACGGAGACGCTCAAGCGCTCGGACCCGCTGGATTTCTCCACCGAGGGTGTGTCACGCGAGCAGCTCTGGTTCATGGAAACGCCGCAGGTTTTTGAAATCCGGCTGCTGGTGGATTCCTACGCGGATGTCGCCAGCAGGAACCTGACCGTGACCGACGAGGTCTCGGTGATGGAGGCCGTGGGCGTGCGGGTGAAGCTGGTGGAATCCCGGCACCCGAACCTGAAGATCACCACGCCCGCGGATCTCGCGCTGGCGGAAGCAATTTTACGATGA
- a CDS encoding type II toxin-antitoxin system RelE/ParE family toxin: MKFELRLSSEAERSIEDQQLWYEDDEKNGGIQLAKRWLDSLQTALTTLAEHPERHGFAPENGRWNPEIPIRQLRFKPWKTPSAWRVLYVVDPDLMSVTVLQIRHEKRPPLF, translated from the coding sequence ATGAAGTTCGAATTGCGACTCTCATCAGAGGCGGAACGATCCATCGAAGACCAGCAGCTCTGGTATGAAGATGACGAGAAAAATGGCGGAATCCAACTCGCCAAACGCTGGTTGGATTCACTCCAAACAGCCTTGACGACTTTGGCGGAACATCCCGAACGCCACGGGTTCGCTCCAGAAAATGGCCGATGGAACCCGGAAATCCCCATCCGGCAATTGCGTTTCAAACCTTGGAAAACTCCCTCGGCGTGGCGTGTTCTTTACGTAGTCGATCCTGACCTGATGAGCGTCACGGTCTTGCAGATCCGTCATGAGAAACGACCACCGTTGTTCTAG
- a CDS encoding type II toxin-antitoxin system Phd/YefM family antitoxin, giving the protein MRIDLKEDVISLTDFARNTKEHAKALAHGGRARILTQNGKAAVVVLSLEAFEKMSHDAEEYQMDLRLRAALENYAKGDRGTPLNEALDRLRKRAENRRTEPR; this is encoded by the coding sequence ATGAGGATCGATCTCAAGGAAGATGTGATTAGCCTGACGGATTTCGCACGAAACACCAAAGAGCATGCCAAAGCACTCGCTCATGGCGGACGGGCGAGAATCCTGACCCAGAATGGCAAGGCGGCTGTCGTCGTGCTTTCTTTGGAAGCCTTTGAAAAAATGTCCCATGATGCGGAAGAGTACCAGATGGATCTCCGACTCCGGGCGGCATTGGAAAACTACGCCAAGGGGGATCGCGGTACGCCTTTGAACGAGGCGCTGGACCGTCTCCGCAAACGGGCTGAAAATCGACGCACGGAGCCACGATGA